In Dyadobacter subterraneus, a single genomic region encodes these proteins:
- a CDS encoding SDR family oxidoreductase: MSKTVLITGASSGIGKASAQYFAAKGWNVIASMRTPEKETELVDNNHIFVTRLDVQHPETIELAIQQGITRFGKIDVVVNNAGYGQYGVFEAVTPEQVQEQFDVNVFGVMNTIRAILPHFRERKQGMIINISSGAGRFTLPLISLYNASKFALEGFSEALSFELAALNIGVKIVEPGGTTTNFIKVSEEKISLKPLPEYDRFINAAYQMFGKLKDMRLATAEEVAEVIYNATTDGTDTLRYLFGNDDFKKRVNNRLTMSDQDYVNSVKESYLPFMSA; encoded by the coding sequence ATGAGCAAAACAGTTTTAATTACCGGGGCATCGTCGGGAATCGGCAAAGCCTCCGCACAATATTTCGCAGCCAAAGGCTGGAATGTCATCGCTTCCATGCGTACGCCTGAAAAAGAGACCGAGTTGGTAGATAATAACCATATTTTCGTGACCCGGCTCGACGTGCAGCATCCTGAAACCATCGAACTTGCGATTCAGCAAGGTATAACACGATTCGGGAAAATCGACGTTGTCGTCAACAATGCCGGGTATGGACAATACGGCGTTTTTGAAGCGGTCACACCCGAGCAGGTTCAGGAGCAGTTTGACGTGAATGTGTTTGGCGTAATGAACACAATCCGGGCTATCCTTCCACACTTCCGCGAGAGGAAACAAGGGATGATTATCAATATCAGCTCCGGCGCCGGACGTTTTACACTGCCATTGATTTCTCTTTACAATGCATCAAAATTTGCACTCGAAGGGTTTTCAGAAGCATTGTCATTCGAATTGGCCGCCCTGAATATCGGTGTGAAAATCGTGGAACCGGGTGGGACTACTACCAATTTCATCAAAGTGAGCGAAGAAAAAATTTCACTCAAACCTTTACCCGAATACGACAGGTTCATTAATGCAGCATACCAGATGTTTGGTAAGCTGAAAGATATGAGGCTGGCTACGGCGGAAGAAGTTGCTGAAGTGATCTACAACGCCACTACCGACGGGACCGATACATTACGTTATCTGTTTGGAAATGATGATTTTAAAAAACGTGTAAACAACAGGCTAACCATGTCGGATCAGGATTATGTGAACTCTGTCAAAGAATCCTATTTACCTTTCATGTCCGCATAA
- the arr gene encoding NAD(+)--rifampin ADP-ribosyltransferase, producing MKEDKTENISNASGATPFAQTFFHGTKADLKIGDIINVGFNSNFGKRKIANYIFLTSTLDAAIWGAELAFGEGRERIYLVEATGPIEDDPDLTDRKFPGNPTKSYRSQHPFKVVGEITVWQGHSAEKVKAMIDGLAKLKEQGIDSLNDR from the coding sequence ATGAAAGAAGACAAAACTGAGAATATTTCAAATGCATCAGGGGCAACACCTTTTGCCCAAACCTTTTTTCATGGAACAAAAGCTGACTTAAAGATTGGAGATATCATCAACGTTGGTTTTAATTCGAACTTTGGGAAGAGAAAAATTGCAAATTATATCTTTCTGACCTCAACTTTGGATGCGGCAATTTGGGGTGCTGAACTGGCTTTTGGGGAAGGGCGAGAAAGAATTTATTTGGTAGAAGCAACGGGCCCAATCGAAGACGATCCTGATTTGACGGATAGAAAATTCCCGGGTAATCCAACAAAATCTTACCGGTCCCAACATCCGTTTAAGGTTGTTGGTGAAATTACAGTTTGGCAAGGACACTCGGCAGAAAAGGTTAAAGCAATGATAGATGGATTAGCAAAGCTCAAAGAGCAGGGTATTGATTCTTTGAATGATAGATAG